Proteins encoded within one genomic window of Aerococcus viridans:
- a CDS encoding alpha/beta hydrolase, which translates to MQKEVIKLYNDRDDVTLTSYVIDPIRTSNVNIERPAVIICPGGSYMYCSDREAEPVALAFNAMGFHAFVLRYSVYGQGKTTAEIIAEGQFPVKPDVIFPHALQETAKAFEILHQHATEWRIDTDKIGLAGFSAGGHNTGMYSNVWHEDVIQNATNLKGKALKPAFNISAYALTDIAYYYHQNIANPDPNIKAYATAISLACFGKPLPSEAEIERYSVPATVNEHTAPTFIWATREDDVVNVRDSLSLALALEENQIPFEMHIFQEGPHGLSVANELSATTPNQVNKTAAQWIPLAEAWLKELILK; encoded by the coding sequence ATGCAAAAAGAAGTAATAAAGCTATATAATGATCGTGATGATGTGACCTTAACTAGCTACGTGATTGATCCAATCCGCACAAGTAATGTGAATATTGAACGACCGGCCGTGATTATCTGTCCCGGTGGTTCATATATGTACTGTTCAGATAGAGAAGCTGAACCAGTGGCATTGGCATTTAATGCTATGGGCTTTCACGCATTTGTCTTGCGATATTCGGTCTATGGGCAAGGGAAAACAACTGCAGAAATCATTGCAGAAGGGCAATTTCCGGTTAAACCTGATGTTATTTTCCCCCATGCGCTACAAGAAACTGCTAAGGCATTTGAAATTTTGCATCAACATGCGACTGAGTGGCGCATTGATACTGATAAGATTGGCCTAGCAGGATTTTCTGCTGGTGGTCACAATACCGGGATGTACAGTAATGTATGGCATGAAGATGTGATTCAAAATGCAACAAATTTGAAGGGCAAAGCCTTGAAACCAGCATTTAATATTTCTGCCTACGCCCTAACTGATATTGCCTATTATTATCACCAAAACATTGCCAATCCTGACCCAAATATCAAGGCCTATGCAACAGCTATATCTTTAGCTTGCTTTGGAAAACCACTACCTAGTGAAGCAGAAATTGAACGTTATTCTGTCCCAGCTACTGTGAATGAACATACTGCACCAACTTTTATTTGGGCAACACGTGAAGATGATGTTGTTAATGTACGTGATTCCTTATCACTAGCCTTAGCATTAGAAGAAAATCAAATTCCGTTTGAAATGCATATCTTCCAAGAAGGACCACACGGCCTTTCAGTGGCTAACGAGCTTTCTGCAACCACGCCCAATCAAGTGAATAAAACTGCCGCGCAATGGATACCTTTGGCAGAAGCTTGGTTAAAAGAATTGATTTTAAAATAA
- a CDS encoding chorismate mutase, with amino-acid sequence MLENERIEIDRLDREIVKLFEERTKLVEKVAEVKLANNKDILDAGREALVIERVQGYLENPELKEELADLYTEIMRISRGHQQTWMAKQAEK; translated from the coding sequence ATGTTAGAAAACGAACGTATTGAGATTGACCGCCTTGACCGAGAAATCGTGAAATTATTTGAAGAGAGAACGAAATTGGTTGAAAAGGTAGCTGAAGTTAAGCTAGCCAATAATAAAGATATTTTGGATGCTGGTCGTGAAGCGTTAGTCATTGAGAGAGTTCAAGGCTACTTAGAAAACCCTGAACTAAAAGAAGAATTAGCTGATTTATATACTGAAATCATGCGTATTTCTCGCGGTCATCAGCAAACCTGGATGGCCAAACAAGCAGAAAAATAA